The genomic interval CCTCATGGAGGATAACGTCCATACCATTCGCCAGCGTGTACTTCTCAAACTTTAATTCCAGCGGCTTATCCGCAATTGCAGCCTGAGGAATAAGTCCAAGGAGAAAAAGAAAGGCTGTGAACATCCTGCAAACACGTTTCATTTCACGCCTCCTGTTTTTTTATGTTCACGGCATTTTAACAGCTTGTTTCTGCTCCTTTTTTATATAAGAACCAATATGCACGTTATAAATCTATCAAGCAAATTGTTAATTATCATTCAGACCCTGAAACAATACATGACGATATAAATAATTACGCACGTTTTGAGTGATAGATGCCGAAACAAGTTCGGCATGACACGTGTCATCCTGAACTCGTTTCAGGATCTATAACCCCAAACAACTGTTTTTATAGGGTGGGATATAAAAAAAGTGCAGCCTCAATCAGACTGCACCTCATTTTACATGTATGAAACGTTGAATTTTATAGATCATAATAAAGCGCAAATTCCCAGGGGTGGGGACGGAGCCGAATTTCTTTGACTTCATTTTCCATCTTGTAGTTTATCCAGGTGCGGATAACATCTTCGGTAAACACATCCCCTTTGAGGAGGAATTCATAATCGGCTTCCAACTCCTTGATCGCTTCCTCGAGAGCGCCCGGCATGACCGGAACAGAAGCCAGCTCTTCAGGAGGCAGATCATAGATGTCTTTGTCCAGAGGGTCGCCGGGATCGATACGGTTCTGTATGCCGTCCAGACCGGCCATGAGCAGAGCCGAGAAGGATAGATACGGGTTGCAGCTGCAGTCCGGATAGCGGATTTCTATCCGCTTGGCCTTGGGACTCATGGAGTACATGGGGAACCGTATGGCCGCTGAGCGGTTACGCTGCGAATATGCAAGATTCACCGGCGCCTCGAATCCCGGCACCAGACGGCGGTAAGAGTTGGTGGTCGGGTTGGTGAATGCCGCCAGTGCCCGTGAGTGGCGAAGCACTCCTCCCACAAAGTACATGGCCATTTCACTCATTCCTGCATACCCGGATCCGGCGAAAAGGTTTGTGCTGCCTTTCCAGAGAGACATGTGGGTGTGCATGCCGGTGCCGTTGTCGCCGAAAAGGGGCTTTGGCATGAAGGTAAGTGTTTTCCCGTTGCGGTGGGCGACATTTTTCAGGATATACTTGTAAAGGTTGGCTCCATCGGCCATCTTGACCAGGGTGGTGAAGCGCAGGTCGATCTCGCCCTGCCCGCCGGTGGCCACTTCATGATGCTGCGCCTCAACTTCCAGACCGCAGGCTGTCAAGACCTGAACCATTTCCTCACGGATGTCCTGCTGAGAATCCGTGGGGGGAACCGGGAAATATCCTTCCTTATACCGTGGTTTATAGCCGAGGTTGGGATTTTCAACCCTGCCGGAATTCCATTTCCCCTCGATGCTGTCGATATGGTAATATCCCTCATGGGAGTTCTGATCAAACCGTATATCATCGAAAATGAAAAACTCCAACTCCGGCCCGACATAAGCATTGTCTGCGATACCGGTGGATTTGAGATACATTTCCGCCTTCTTGGCGACATTCCGGGGACAGCGGGTATAGCGTTCACGGGTGATTGGATCGACGATGTCACAGATCATGCTGATCGTCTTGTATTTGGTGAAAGGGTCCATAAAAACGGTTGAAGGATCGGGAATAACCAGCATGTCGGATTCGTTGATCGCCCGCCAGCCCCGGATTGAAGAGCCGTCGAACCCGAAACCGTCTTCAAAAGCCGCCAGATCGAGTTCTTTGGCGGGAACGGAAAAGTGCTGCCACATTCCGGGAAAATCCATAAATTTCAAATCCACCGAAACAACATTTTCCTTACCCATTATTTCAAGAACATCGGCGGGTGTATGACTCATGGTAACCTCCTGAAGATTGAATGAAAATATGGGAACTTTAAGTAATTATGTAAGTAATTGCTTATTATAATGATAGATGCCGAAACGAGTTCGGCATGACACGGTCACCCTGAACTTGTTGCAGGGTCTAACAAATGATGAAGCGGCAAAAAATATTACAAAATCTTCAATTCTGTCGAAACCTCACCCGGCCTTCGGCCACCCTCTCCTAAATAGGAGAGGGTAGAAACAAGGCGCGTAACGAGTTACCCCCTCTCCTGACTAGGAGAGGGGGATAGGGGGTGAGGTTTTCAAAGTAGAGAAAGTAATAATTTTCCTTTTTTGCCGGATCATCAAAAAATATAATACAACTTTTTCACACGCCTTTTAGTTACGCACATTTTGTGCCAGATTAATAAATCATTTTCTAATATCAACAAGTGCAATCACTTGCATTAATTTCAGCAGCAAGGGGAAGTATGCCTGAAATGAACCAGGTGTTGATTTTTTAAAAAATATTGTTCATAATATGAACAATTCATAGTGTGCAGTATAGGGGAGTGCATGATTTTGTTGGGAAGCGCTGATACTTCGAGTCTTTTGTTGACTCTTTCGCTTCGCCAATGTATATTTGAAGTTTGAAGAAAGCATAAAAATGAGTCCCTTACACATATAAGGAGCTAGAAGCCAGCATGTTAAAAAAACCAAAAAGATTGACAAAAAAAGAACTGAAAAAAGACCCGTTTGTGCTTTTATCAGCCCAGGTGGTTGATTTTTTCCGGGCTGAATGGATCAAGATTGGCAGTATCGTTCTTGCGGTGGTGTTGGTATCGCTGATTGCAATATTGATTGTCAACGGCAAGAAAAAAAGCGAGATAAACGCCTATGATGCAGCATTGACTGCCCTTCAGAATAATGCGCCGGAAGCGCCGGATCTTTTAAAAAGAATTATCCAGAAATACGGCGGTTCCCGGAGCGCGGCCGACGCGCTCATTCAATTGGGCAACCGGTACTATATACAAAAGGACCTGAATAATTCGGAAAAATATTACAAGGAGTATATTGAGAAATATTCTGGAGATCCGGTATATGGTTTTAATGCGTACAATAACCTCGGAAGTATCTACGAAGAAAAGGGTGATTTCATGAAAGCTGCCCAAACATACGAACAATTCACCCAAAAATACAAGAACTCGGTGTTTGACCCGATCATGTACCTTAATGCCGGAAAAGCATATATCCAAGCCGGCGACAAAGTATCGGCTAAAAAGAATTTATCCATTATTGCTCAGAGTTTTCGCGATTCCCGTGAAAAAGAAGAGGCCCTCTACTACTTGGAATCATTAAATTAGTGTGAATAAAAAAACAGCAAATCCAGGTTATCTGGAACTCTCTGCGACCGGTGAAATTGATAAGATAGTAGAGATACTGAAGAATATCTATTCTACATGCTGTCTTTGCCCGCATGCATGCAATGTCGATAGAAACTCCGGAGAAAAAGGGATTTGCCGTTCAGGAAACATGCCGGTAGTTGCCAGTTATAACGTCCATCACGGCGAAGAACCCCCCATAAGCGGCTCCCGGGGTTCCGGCACAATTTTCTTTTCCGGGTGCACCGGACGGTGTATATTCTGTCAGAATTATCCGATCAGCCAGTTAGGCTCAGGAAATGAAGTAACGGAAGATTGTCTCGCGGAGATGATGCTTGAACTTCAGGACCGGGATTGTCATAACATTAATTTGGTAACTCCAACTCATTTCGCCCCATCAATTGTGGCTGCAATTCGCCTTGCGGCCTCGAAAGGACTGAGATTACCGATTGTATATAACACCAGCGGGTATGAGAGGGTCGAAATACTACGGCTTTTGGACGGTATAGTCGATATCTATCTTCCGGATGCCAAATATTCATCGGATACACCTGCGCAGGAGCTTTCCGGATTTAAAAAGTATGCCGAGAAAAACCGTACTGCACTACTCGAGATGTACCGTCAGGTTGGAAATCTCCAGATACGCAGCGGGATTGCGGTAAGAGGTTTGCTGGTTCGTCATCTGATTCTGCCCGAAAACCTTGCCGGTACTGATGAAACGCTGAAATATCTGACCAGTGAGATTTCTCCCGATGTTTATATCAGTCTTATGGATCAGTATTTTCCCGCATACCATGCTCTCAACCACAAATTCTTGTACCGAAGGGTAAATAGTGATGAATATATGAAGGCTTTGCAGTCATTTGATGATAATGGCCTGCATAACGGCTGGATTCAGGAACATATAGAAATGGCATAAATCAGTACTTTAATCCATCATGCACACCATTCCGTCCGAACATCAAATATGGCAGTAACATATTGAGCTATGCCGGAGGATAGGGTTGCACACCGCTTACCAAGTTCCATAAGGGAGGGAAAAATGCAGAAACCTCAACTCTCAGAAGAGGAAAAAATTGCAAGGAAAGTAAAGATACGGCGAACAATATCCTATATTTTAGGTATTTTCGCTGCAATTGCTATTATTACTTTCATCATCTTTGCAATGGGAACCAAAAAGAATATTAACACCAAAACCGCCATGGACAGCCAGGAACTCCGGAGCAATCTGAAACGGATCATCAATTTGGAAAACAAATACTTTTCCGAAAATGGTACATATGCCAGTTTCAATTACCTGATAAGGTCCAAAGAGCTCCCGATGTACGACCCGAATCTTGATGGTAATTTTAAATATAAGTTCGATGCGAAAACTGGGATCGCAACCGGGATGGAAAAAGACGTCGATGTGAATACTGACAACGATACTTCAGATGGTCTTACGCTTTCGGTAAAATGGGAAGACGATGTGACCAAGGGATCACATTTTTTCTGGACAGACGAAGACAAAGCGGATTTCAAACAAAAAGCTGCCGAACCGGCTAAACCGGCTACTCAACAGCCCGCCGCAGCACAACCTGCGGCTTCAGGGGGAGAGAAAAAGTAAGCAATTATATTATTTTTTCACATGGGGATAGTTTCCAGGCTATCCCCTTTTTATTTGGAAAAGACATCTATGGAAGAAATGCTCAAATATCTGCTTATCGCACTTTTTGTTGGCGGAGCTGTTCCCATATTCATTTCCTATTTTTCGAGAAAACATCAAACCAGGCGAACGAAGAAAAAAGAAAAAAATCGCAATCACTGACGACTTACCGCCGCGCGTATTGTCTGAGCCAGATCCTGGTTGATGGATATTCCCCGAGATTCAGCTTGCAGCAGTATTTGGTATGCCAATGTGATGTTTCCTAAAAGAAACTGAGCTATCGCCATGTTATTCAATATTATCCGTTCATTTCCCCCCCGCTCTGACGCTCTGTTCAGGCACTCAATCGCCTTACCGTATTCTTCTTTCGCAATCATCACATTGCTCAGTTCTTCATAGGGCAGGGGATTCATCGGATTGATTCGCACAGACAGACTTAATTCCCTCTCCGCTTCATCCATACGGTTAAGTTTTTCCAGCACGATTCCAAAGTCTGTATGCGCATCAGCAACCTGCGGCGATGTTGCCACCGCCCGTGCATAATATTGTGCTGATTCTTCATATTTGCCCTGATCATATAACCGTTTCCCATATCCTCTGAGCGCGGGCTCATAATCGGGGAGTATTTCCAGTGCCCTTCGGAAATAACCCATGGATTCCTGAGCCGTTTCCTTTTTTCCGGTGAGATACCCTAAGTTACACAGTATTTTTACACTATCGGGTGAATTCTTCAGATCGGTTTTGAAAAGGGTATAATCATCGTACCAGGCCATATTCCTCACCACAGTTTTTACTGCGAAAAGAGCAAGTAGTAAAACAAACACAACAAGTACCGGGATACGCAAAGTTTTAAGATATTTTGAAAAGAGAAAACCAAGAGCGAGTGATAAACCGGCTGAAGGCAGATACATGAGACGTTCACCCATGATGGTGCCGATTGGGAAAAGAATATTTGAAACAAGGATGTACGGGAAGAAAAACAGGAAAACAGCAATGAGATAGACGGG from Candidatus Latescibacter sp. carries:
- a CDS encoding tetratricopeptide repeat protein encodes the protein MLKKPKRLTKKELKKDPFVLLSAQVVDFFRAEWIKIGSIVLAVVLVSLIAILIVNGKKKSEINAYDAALTALQNNAPEAPDLLKRIIQKYGGSRSAADALIQLGNRYYIQKDLNNSEKYYKEYIEKYSGDPVYGFNAYNNLGSIYEEKGDFMKAAQTYEQFTQKYKNSVFDPIMYLNAGKAYIQAGDKVSAKKNLSIIAQSFRDSREKEEALYYLESLN
- the glnA gene encoding type I glutamate--ammonia ligase, translated to MSHTPADVLEIMGKENVVSVDLKFMDFPGMWQHFSVPAKELDLAAFEDGFGFDGSSIRGWRAINESDMLVIPDPSTVFMDPFTKYKTISMICDIVDPITRERYTRCPRNVAKKAEMYLKSTGIADNAYVGPELEFFIFDDIRFDQNSHEGYYHIDSIEGKWNSGRVENPNLGYKPRYKEGYFPVPPTDSQQDIREEMVQVLTACGLEVEAQHHEVATGGQGEIDLRFTTLVKMADGANLYKYILKNVAHRNGKTLTFMPKPLFGDNGTGMHTHMSLWKGSTNLFAGSGYAGMSEMAMYFVGGVLRHSRALAAFTNPTTNSYRRLVPGFEAPVNLAYSQRNRSAAIRFPMYSMSPKAKRIEIRYPDCSCNPYLSFSALLMAGLDGIQNRIDPGDPLDKDIYDLPPEELASVPVMPGALEEAIKELEADYEFLLKGDVFTEDVIRTWINYKMENEVKEIRLRPHPWEFALYYDL
- a CDS encoding radical SAM protein, which produces MNKKTANPGYLELSATGEIDKIVEILKNIYSTCCLCPHACNVDRNSGEKGICRSGNMPVVASYNVHHGEEPPISGSRGSGTIFFSGCTGRCIFCQNYPISQLGSGNEVTEDCLAEMMLELQDRDCHNINLVTPTHFAPSIVAAIRLAASKGLRLPIVYNTSGYERVEILRLLDGIVDIYLPDAKYSSDTPAQELSGFKKYAEKNRTALLEMYRQVGNLQIRSGIAVRGLLVRHLILPENLAGTDETLKYLTSEISPDVYISLMDQYFPAYHALNHKFLYRRVNSDEYMKALQSFDDNGLHNGWIQEHIEMA